The proteins below come from a single Candidatus Chlamydia sanziniae genomic window:
- the sdhA gene encoding succinate dehydrogenase flavoprotein subunit, protein MDKNCKVIVVGGGLAGLSAAMQLADRGMIVELVSLTKVKRSHSVCAQGGINAALNLKPEEEDSPYIHAYDTIKGGDFLADQPPVLEMCLAAPRIIRMLDNFGCPFNRSSSGNLDVRRFGGTLYHRTVFCGASTGQQLMYTLDEQVRRRENSGRIIKRENHEFVRLITDSKGRACGIILMNLFNNRLEILKGDAVIIATGGAGIIFKMSTNSTFCTGAANGRLFLQGMVYANPEFIQIHPTAIPGRDKLRLISESVRGEGGRVWVPGDSSKSVTFPDGSQKTCGVTGKPWYFLEEMYPAYGNLVSRDVGARAILQICEAGMGIDGRMEVFLDVTHLSLATRDKLEVVLDIYKKFTGEDPNVVPMRIFPAVHYSMGGAWVDWPAADDIDRDGRFRQMTNIPGCFNCGESDFQYHGANRLGANSLLSCLFAGLVAGDEAARFIETYGPAVQESKDFECALCEEKEENARLLSASGKENIFILYEEIAAVMVQNVTVKRNNKDLQDTVNKLKELRERLKKVSVHDSSPFANKSFHFLRQMKPMLELALAITKGALLRNEFRGSHYKPEFPQRDDKHWLKTTLATYHCEEPEISYCPVDTRHFQPSLRDYTKSSTVKIHPVNLPDNISLPL, encoded by the coding sequence ATGGATAAAAATTGTAAAGTCATTGTGGTTGGTGGCGGCTTGGCAGGGTTATCAGCAGCTATGCAATTAGCAGATCGTGGCATGATTGTAGAACTTGTTTCTTTGACCAAAGTGAAACGTTCTCATTCTGTATGTGCACAAGGAGGAATTAATGCTGCATTAAATCTAAAGCCAGAAGAAGAAGATTCCCCCTACATTCATGCCTATGACACTATCAAAGGGGGGGACTTTCTGGCGGATCAACCTCCAGTATTAGAGATGTGCCTTGCCGCACCTCGAATCATTCGTATGTTAGACAATTTTGGTTGTCCTTTTAATCGTAGTTCTTCCGGAAATTTAGATGTCCGTAGGTTTGGAGGAACTCTCTATCACCGTACAGTATTTTGTGGAGCTTCAACAGGCCAGCAATTGATGTACACTTTAGATGAACAGGTACGTCGTCGCGAAAATTCTGGAAGGATTATTAAGAGAGAAAATCATGAGTTTGTTCGCCTTATTACAGATAGTAAAGGACGTGCTTGCGGGATTATATTAATGAATTTGTTTAACAATCGTTTGGAAATCTTGAAAGGCGATGCTGTAATTATTGCTACAGGGGGAGCGGGCATTATTTTTAAGATGTCAACGAATTCTACATTTTGCACAGGAGCTGCGAATGGTAGGCTATTTTTACAGGGCATGGTCTATGCAAATCCAGAATTTATACAAATACATCCTACAGCAATTCCTGGGCGTGATAAGCTCCGCTTGATTTCAGAGTCTGTTCGTGGTGAAGGAGGGCGTGTGTGGGTGCCTGGAGATTCCTCGAAGAGTGTTACCTTCCCTGATGGATCTCAAAAAACATGTGGCGTCACTGGAAAGCCTTGGTATTTCTTAGAAGAGATGTACCCTGCTTATGGGAATCTTGTCAGTCGTGATGTAGGCGCACGAGCAATTCTACAAATATGTGAAGCTGGTATGGGAATTGATGGGCGTATGGAAGTCTTTTTAGATGTAACACATTTGTCCCTGGCAACCAGAGATAAATTGGAAGTAGTGTTAGATATTTATAAGAAGTTTACTGGTGAGGATCCTAATGTCGTGCCAATGAGGATATTTCCTGCTGTGCATTATTCTATGGGGGGAGCTTGGGTGGATTGGCCCGCTGCTGATGATATTGATCGTGATGGTCGGTTCCGACAAATGACGAATATTCCAGGATGTTTTAATTGTGGTGAATCAGACTTTCAGTATCATGGTGCTAACCGTCTGGGAGCAAATTCTTTGTTATCTTGTTTATTTGCAGGTCTTGTCGCTGGAGATGAAGCTGCACGATTTATCGAAACTTATGGACCTGCTGTTCAAGAATCCAAGGATTTTGAGTGCGCCCTTTGTGAAGAAAAGGAAGAAAATGCCCGTCTGTTATCTGCTTCGGGAAAAGAGAATATTTTTATTTTGTATGAAGAAATCGCAGCAGTCATGGTGCAAAATGTAACAGTAAAACGTAATAATAAAGATCTTCAAGACACTGTAAATAAGTTAAAAGAGTTGCGTGAGCGATTAAAAAAAGTGTCAGTTCATGATTCGTCACCATTTGCGAACAAGTCTTTTCATTTTTTACGTCAAATGAAACCCATGTTAGAATTAGCGTTGGCCATCACTAAAGGTGCTCTTTTGCGTAATGAATTTCGTGGTTCGCACTACAAACCTGAATTTCCCCAACGTGATGATAAGCATTGGCTGAAGACTACGTTGGCTACTTATCACTGTGAAGAACCAGAAATTTCTTATTGTCCTGTGGATACACGTCATTTTCAGCCCTCTTTGAGGGATTATACTAAATCTTCAACAGTGAAAATACATCCTGTTAATTTGCCGGACAATATTTCCCTGCCTTTATAG
- a CDS encoding HAF repeat-containing protein: MKAVIKILPHWIQRQNLWMTMFWVATMPTAFANILLDIGEPGLSSQALGVSGDGSVVVGVESGEIVRAIPFKYEDGKRIVLSTLKPEKTTFVTGVSEDGSIIVGMSSIGSGMYHAVKWDNDVLIDLGTLSTGVDSEAQAISADGRVIVGNASEELGITVAVKWENDAIAVLPYAEGGAQSFANAVSGDGSIIVGTSITPEWLSSAVKWEKDTATFLGTLGGNVAIAVGISKDGKTIIGSSETDRAEVHGYAYTNGTMQDLGTLGGIYSLAKGISADGKVIVGEATISTHQRHAFQYVNGTMIDLGTLGGEESSANAISTDGKIIVGRAQTAGGEWHAFICPTQVKDTTSTVVDSDSSIHSRQARSTMVDVENTYVSLRHQRKALASSLNQQSTILQNALDSGSLESRHGSSIVAPLLHGNYSRLNTLNFSLFGGAFLNQRCQAVNNFYLKQNNAWTGAFLGWQASQASKASLRFSFGYGCQDVVLTREQLSYTEKGLGNSSFTSMGGQFEGRYNVALKEDVAIQSCVGLRLMSISRLGYTENDVFLPVHYDNFAYSAVTGFAGTCLKALVMPNMAMSFTMGIEQDFASHVDDFSGSMKVLGRFTFQNREHSMRPFGSLVLNYNLPKHQQLKTTFLMNQQPLNGGTNLVSNGSYCINF; the protein is encoded by the coding sequence ATGAAAGCGGTTATAAAAATTTTACCTCATTGGATACAACGGCAAAACCTCTGGATGACAATGTTTTGGGTAGCTACTATGCCCACGGCATTTGCTAATATATTATTAGATATAGGTGAACCGGGACTATCTTCACAGGCGTTGGGAGTTTCAGGTGACGGCTCTGTTGTTGTAGGTGTGGAGAGCGGTGAAATTGTACGGGCAATTCCATTTAAATATGAGGATGGTAAGCGCATTGTTTTATCTACGTTAAAACCTGAGAAAACAACTTTTGTTACTGGTGTGTCTGAAGATGGATCCATAATTGTAGGTATGAGCAGTATAGGTTCAGGCATGTATCATGCTGTGAAGTGGGACAACGATGTTCTTATTGATCTTGGAACTTTATCTACAGGGGTTGATTCTGAAGCGCAGGCTATTTCTGCAGATGGCCGTGTGATTGTGGGAAATGCTAGCGAGGAATTAGGAATCACTGTTGCTGTGAAATGGGAAAATGATGCGATTGCTGTGCTCCCTTATGCCGAAGGAGGAGCACAATCGTTTGCTAATGCTGTGTCTGGAGATGGTTCTATTATTGTAGGGACATCCATTACTCCGGAATGGTTAAGTTCTGCTGTGAAGTGGGAGAAAGATACAGCGACCTTCTTAGGCACTTTAGGAGGCAATGTCGCTATTGCTGTAGGGATTTCTAAGGATGGCAAGACTATTATAGGCAGTTCTGAAACGGATCGTGCTGAAGTGCATGGGTATGCTTATACAAATGGAACTATGCAAGATCTCGGAACTCTTGGGGGAATCTATTCGTTGGCAAAAGGAATTTCGGCAGATGGTAAAGTCATTGTTGGAGAAGCTACAATTTCTACGCATCAACGGCATGCCTTTCAATATGTCAATGGGACTATGATAGATTTAGGAACTCTAGGTGGTGAGGAATCTTCAGCTAATGCTATCTCTACAGATGGCAAGATTATTGTGGGAAGAGCACAAACTGCAGGAGGAGAATGGCATGCTTTTATCTGCCCCACTCAAGTTAAAGACACCACCTCTACGGTAGTAGATTCTGATTCTTCAATTCATAGTCGTCAAGCTCGTAGTACTATGGTAGATGTTGAAAACACCTATGTATCCCTACGCCATCAGAGAAAAGCATTAGCCTCTTCGCTAAACCAACAAAGCACGATACTGCAAAATGCATTGGATTCTGGAAGCCTGGAATCACGTCATGGTTCTTCTATTGTAGCTCCACTTCTTCATGGGAATTATAGCAGGCTCAATACTTTGAATTTTTCTTTGTTTGGAGGCGCTTTCTTAAATCAACGTTGCCAAGCTGTAAATAATTTTTATTTAAAACAAAACAATGCGTGGACAGGAGCTTTCTTAGGTTGGCAAGCTTCACAAGCTTCTAAAGCAAGCCTCCGGTTTTCTTTTGGTTATGGTTGTCAGGATGTCGTGCTCACAAGAGAGCAGCTTTCCTATACCGAGAAAGGATTAGGAAACAGCTCATTTACAAGCATGGGAGGTCAGTTTGAAGGGCGTTATAACGTAGCCTTGAAAGAAGACGTCGCTATTCAATCCTGTGTAGGATTGCGGCTAATGAGTATCAGCAGGCTAGGTTATACCGAAAATGACGTTTTCTTACCTGTGCACTATGATAATTTTGCTTATTCAGCAGTCACAGGTTTTGCTGGTACTTGCCTAAAAGCTTTAGTAATGCCGAATATGGCGATGTCTTTCACCATGGGGATTGAACAAGATTTTGCTTCGCATGTCGATGACTTTTCAGGATCTATGAAAGTTCTGGGACGTTTTACTTTTCAAAATCGTGAACATTCGATGCGTCCCTTTGGATCACTTGTGTTAAACTATAACCTGCCTAAGCATCAGCAGCTGAAAACCACGTTCCTTATGAATCAACAACCTTTGAATGGGGGAACAAATTTAGTAAGTAATGGAAGTTATTGTATCAATTTTTAA
- the sdhB gene encoding succinate dehydrogenase iron-sulfur subunit, whose protein sequence is MSTLETFILKIYRGIPGKQYWESFELALHSRENIISALMEIEKQPINILGQKVNPVVWEQGCLEEVCGSCSILVNGVPRQACTALIQEYIDATNSREIVLAPLTKFPLIRDLIVDRSIMFDNLQCIRGWIAADKEGEIFGPKVPQEQQKLLYALSQCMTCGCCTEACPQMNKRNDFVGPAVIAQARYFNSYPGDKQMTRRLHTLMEKDGFEGCGQAHNCARVCPKKLPLTESISVIGRQLTKFSLKNLFSTLFKKKKS, encoded by the coding sequence ATGAGTACTCTTGAAACTTTTATTTTAAAGATTTATAGGGGAATCCCCGGAAAACAGTATTGGGAAAGCTTTGAGCTTGCGCTTCATTCTAGGGAAAATATCATTAGTGCTCTTATGGAAATCGAGAAGCAGCCAATAAATATCTTGGGTCAAAAAGTAAATCCTGTAGTTTGGGAGCAAGGGTGTTTAGAAGAAGTCTGTGGATCCTGTTCGATTCTTGTGAATGGTGTACCTCGTCAGGCATGCACAGCACTCATTCAAGAATACATTGATGCTACCAACTCTCGGGAGATTGTTTTAGCACCTTTAACAAAATTTCCACTTATTCGAGATCTTATTGTTGATAGATCTATAATGTTTGATAATCTTCAGTGTATTCGAGGATGGATAGCTGCGGATAAAGAAGGGGAAATTTTTGGTCCTAAAGTTCCACAAGAACAACAGAAGCTTTTATACGCTTTGTCCCAATGCATGACCTGTGGTTGTTGTACAGAAGCTTGTCCTCAAATGAATAAACGTAATGATTTTGTAGGTCCTGCTGTCATTGCTCAAGCGCGCTATTTTAATAGCTATCCTGGAGATAAACAGATGACGAGACGACTACATACTCTCATGGAAAAGGATGGTTTTGAAGGTTGTGGACAAGCACATAACTGTGCGCGTGTATGTCCTAAGAAACTGCCATTAACTGAGAGTATTTCTGTTATTGGGCGTCAGCTGACTAAATTTTCTTTGAAAAATTTGTTCTCTACTTTGTTTAAAAAGAAGAAAAGTTAA
- a CDS encoding SpoIIE family protein phosphatase: MIPFTKTIGFRLWWACSIAIILPLGVNIILLYLGQHHTVVSSIANALKENAAFKANTLTQIVPLNADVLALFSEVLELPMGVPYTPNLTLSKEMERIFHTTYKEISLIKIMPNGNKLVVASSIPKHLGENYNNKIDISQDLLFLAALKQSSINHEVFSIMQANLFDPITQELQGVLYTTFNAEDLLKDLLVNQQDYLTVKTAVLSKYGVVLKASDPALNLQTIDSKMTKKEFCQVFLEDTCPENLHLEFLSLTPLPLLGENFYSFKIKDQDVWGYVKDVPNIDIGVLSYSNKKESLAPLRRRMVIYSAYFFCTLLGSILAYFVAKRLSLPIRKLATTMIESRQNLNHPYTDDSLGFEINRLGHIFNAMIAHWHKQQDLAIKNFELKENAQNALQLGEQAQQRLLPNILPTYPYTQLAKAYIPAITVGGDFFDVFIVGEGIHAKLFLIVADASGKGVNACGYSLFLKNMLRTFLTNSSSLKEAIQQTSALFYSNTIDSGMFVTLCVYCYSYALQTMEYYSCGHPPACYLNAEGTASFLFHEGMALGFLPNVADISTATFRPQPNSLIVLYSDGITEAHNNYGEMFGEERLKNTIQSFTNKSANEAMHNLMSAVKKFVGNSHQYDDITLLVLKILES, from the coding sequence ATGATCCCTTTTACTAAAACAATAGGGTTCCGTTTATGGTGGGCTTGCTCTATTGCCATTATTCTTCCCTTAGGAGTGAATATTATTTTATTATATTTAGGACAGCATCATACGGTAGTCTCCTCTATCGCCAATGCGCTTAAAGAAAACGCAGCCTTTAAAGCCAATACTTTAACACAAATTGTACCTTTAAATGCTGATGTGTTAGCCCTATTTTCTGAAGTCTTAGAATTGCCTATGGGAGTTCCCTATACTCCTAATCTCACTCTCAGCAAAGAAATGGAAAGGATTTTTCATACAACTTACAAAGAAATTTCCTTAATTAAGATTATGCCAAATGGAAATAAACTTGTCGTAGCTTCTAGCATCCCCAAACATTTAGGAGAAAATTATAATAACAAAATAGACATTTCCCAAGACCTTCTGTTTTTAGCAGCATTAAAGCAATCCTCCATAAATCATGAAGTGTTTTCTATAATGCAGGCAAATCTTTTTGACCCAATCACACAAGAATTACAAGGAGTGCTGTATACAACTTTTAATGCTGAGGACTTACTAAAAGATCTTTTAGTCAACCAACAAGACTATCTCACTGTAAAAACAGCTGTTCTCTCTAAATATGGTGTAGTCTTAAAAGCCTCCGATCCTGCTCTTAACCTCCAAACTATTGATTCTAAGATGACGAAAAAAGAATTCTGTCAGGTTTTTCTAGAGGATACCTGCCCTGAAAATTTACACTTGGAGTTTTTATCTCTGACTCCTTTACCTCTTTTGGGAGAAAATTTTTATTCTTTTAAAATCAAAGATCAGGATGTTTGGGGATATGTTAAAGATGTTCCTAATATAGACATTGGTGTGCTGTCCTATAGTAATAAGAAAGAGAGTTTAGCTCCTCTACGACGACGAATGGTCATCTATTCCGCTTATTTTTTTTGTACTCTTTTAGGAAGTATTCTTGCCTATTTTGTAGCTAAAAGGCTTTCCTTGCCTATCCGCAAGCTTGCTACCACGATGATAGAGTCCCGTCAGAATTTAAATCATCCCTACACTGATGACTCTTTAGGTTTTGAAATTAATAGGTTAGGACATATTTTTAATGCTATGATCGCACATTGGCATAAGCAACAAGATTTGGCGATAAAAAACTTCGAGCTTAAAGAAAATGCACAAAATGCTTTGCAATTAGGGGAACAAGCGCAACAACGCTTACTTCCCAATATCTTACCTACCTATCCCTATACGCAATTAGCAAAAGCCTATATCCCAGCAATTACTGTAGGGGGAGATTTTTTCGATGTTTTTATCGTCGGCGAAGGAATACATGCCAAGCTATTCCTCATTGTTGCTGATGCTTCGGGGAAAGGCGTCAACGCTTGTGGTTACTCGTTATTTTTGAAAAACATGTTGCGTACGTTTCTTACAAACTCCTCTTCTCTTAAAGAAGCCATCCAACAAACATCTGCGCTATTTTATAGTAACACTATAGATTCAGGAATGTTTGTTACTCTTTGTGTTTATTGTTATAGCTATGCTTTACAAACTATGGAATATTATTCCTGCGGACATCCCCCCGCTTGCTACCTCAATGCTGAGGGAACAGCTTCCTTTTTATTCCATGAGGGTATGGCTTTAGGTTTTCTTCCTAATGTTGCTGATATTTCAACAGCAACGTTCCGCCCCCAACCCAACTCTCTAATCGTTCTATACTCTGATGGAATTACAGAAGCCCATAATAATTATGGAGAAATGTTTGGAGAAGAGCGTCTGAAAAATACTATACAAAGTTTTACAAACAAAAGTGCTAATGAAGCCATGCATAATCTCATGTCAGCGGTCAAAAAATTCGTAGGAAATTCTCATCAATATGATGACATTACATTATTAGTTTTGAAGATATTAGAATCATGA
- a CDS encoding succinate dehydrogenase — protein MTRREICSGTTQNKQRRYFAFLLRCTHSLAGLAFTLFLCEHIFTNMLASSYLSYGKGFIAIVDNFHKVPGLKIIEVVCLALPFICHALIGIVYLFQGESNSYPGDGSRPYLPYARNYAYTWQRWTAWILLFGVAIHVVHLRFLRYPMHIDLPQGSYYVVTIDPSRYTAIVKGTDAFLVMNVPEAEMMIPRVDKQEFKKACPDLFLKNGSYLFTPNAGRAFLYVVRDVLGILWVAVFYTVLVLAAAFHGLNGLWTFCSRWGVMISSRKQLYLRTLYYVAMIVVVFMGVSVIWNLYSVA, from the coding sequence ATGACGCGACGAGAAATATGTTCTGGTACAACTCAAAATAAGCAAAGACGCTATTTCGCTTTTTTATTGCGATGTACCCACTCTTTAGCAGGACTTGCTTTCACATTGTTTTTATGTGAGCATATTTTTACAAATATGCTTGCTTCTTCGTATCTAAGCTATGGAAAAGGTTTTATTGCCATAGTAGATAATTTCCATAAGGTCCCAGGTTTAAAAATTATTGAAGTGGTATGCTTAGCTCTGCCGTTTATTTGCCATGCTCTTATTGGTATTGTTTATCTTTTCCAAGGGGAGAGTAACTCTTATCCAGGAGACGGTAGTCGTCCTTATTTGCCTTATGCGAGGAATTATGCTTATACATGGCAAAGATGGACAGCATGGATTTTACTTTTTGGAGTAGCCATCCATGTAGTACACCTTCGTTTTCTGCGCTATCCAATGCATATAGATTTACCTCAGGGATCTTACTACGTTGTCACTATAGATCCGTCTCGCTACACTGCAATTGTAAAAGGGACAGATGCTTTTTTGGTTATGAATGTCCCTGAAGCGGAGATGATGATTCCTCGTGTGGATAAACAGGAATTCAAAAAGGCTTGCCCCGATCTTTTTTTAAAAAATGGTTCGTATCTTTTTACTCCTAACGCAGGAAGAGCTTTTCTTTATGTTGTTCGTGATGTTTTAGGTATCCTATGGGTAGCTGTGTTTTATACTGTCCTTGTTCTTGCTGCTGCATTCCATGGGTTGAATGGTCTATGGACTTTTTGTTCTCGCTGGGGAGTGATGATCTCTTCACGAAAGCAATTATATTTGCGTACTCTCTATTATGTGGCTATGATTGTAGTCGTCTTCATGGGTGTTAGCGTTATTTGGAATTTGTATAGTGTGGCATAA
- a CDS encoding autotransporter domain-containing protein has protein sequence MAGGDYKAVKWVDGKIKELPDIPGGSKSSFASDVSADGFIIIGTYQKTALVNSAVKWEASKAIALGTLGGAGSTATAISADGKVIVGTSQTTVTADTTHAFVYKNNTMMDLGTLGGKHSTASAVSKDGSVIVGQAGLPSGEVHAFQYVDGKMMDLGTLGGENSTAKALSQDGKVIVGRSQIADGSWHLFLCYAIFPPHALEKPVILDLDNTYEALRQNGYQLNSLLNLQNMMLHTALNHEHTVFSKYRRGFSGETYLHALQNMASNLAGAHIQLTYEMPSSWRIGIFLNQTFSAHTPDNFHIKHSQPWTRACIEWRSSDSLGSSFRASFGYGNPGVTIVRKQLENTEAGSGNSTFRSFAGQIESRYGLPFGKGIRVQPFLGLKLIRISRENYAESNVRFPIYYDNVDYAASTGYVGTRAHIFLIPDFTMTARMGIEQNLYSHVDSLSGTIVSFGSFRFEELHIVHTRAFASLDFKYDLLKSQCLKCVFHVNQQPLQGVMGFPSSAEYNMGF, from the coding sequence GTGGCAGGAGGAGATTATAAGGCTGTAAAATGGGTTGATGGGAAAATAAAAGAACTCCCAGATATTCCTGGAGGATCAAAAAGCTCTTTTGCTTCTGATGTATCTGCAGATGGTTTTATAATTATTGGGACTTACCAAAAGACAGCACTTGTAAATTCTGCAGTGAAATGGGAGGCCAGTAAGGCAATAGCTCTCGGGACTTTAGGAGGAGCGGGATCTACAGCAACCGCTATCTCTGCGGATGGTAAGGTAATTGTAGGAACTTCTCAAACGACAGTAACTGCAGATACAACACATGCCTTTGTATATAAAAATAACACAATGATGGATTTAGGAACTTTAGGAGGAAAACATTCGACAGCTTCAGCAGTTTCAAAAGATGGTTCTGTTATTGTTGGACAAGCGGGTTTACCTTCTGGGGAAGTCCATGCCTTTCAGTACGTGGATGGTAAGATGATGGACCTGGGGACTCTTGGTGGTGAAAATTCTACCGCAAAGGCATTGTCGCAAGATGGTAAGGTGATTGTTGGACGGTCACAGATTGCTGACGGTTCTTGGCACTTGTTTTTATGTTATGCTATTTTCCCTCCCCATGCGCTTGAAAAACCCGTTATATTAGATTTGGATAATACATACGAAGCATTGCGTCAAAACGGTTATCAGCTAAATTCACTGTTAAATTTACAAAATATGATGTTGCATACAGCATTAAATCATGAGCATACTGTGTTTTCTAAATATCGTAGGGGTTTTAGTGGTGAAACATATCTCCATGCTTTGCAGAACATGGCGAGCAATTTAGCAGGTGCTCATATCCAATTGACGTATGAAATGCCTTCTTCTTGGCGGATCGGTATCTTTTTAAATCAGACTTTTAGTGCACATACACCAGATAACTTTCATATCAAGCACAGTCAACCTTGGACAAGAGCTTGCATAGAATGGCGTTCTTCTGACTCTTTGGGGTCTAGCTTTAGAGCCTCTTTTGGTTACGGAAATCCGGGTGTTACCATTGTACGGAAACAGTTAGAAAATACGGAGGCAGGAAGTGGAAATAGCACGTTTAGAAGCTTTGCTGGGCAGATAGAAAGTCGTTATGGTTTACCCTTTGGTAAGGGGATAAGAGTTCAGCCTTTTCTCGGCCTCAAACTGATTCGGATAAGTCGAGAAAACTATGCAGAAAGCAATGTGAGGTTCCCCATTTACTATGACAATGTAGATTATGCTGCAAGCACCGGATATGTTGGAACGAGGGCACATATCTTTCTTATTCCTGATTTCACTATGACTGCACGTATGGGTATAGAACAGAATCTTTATTCACATGTGGATTCGTTATCAGGAACTATAGTTTCTTTTGGATCTTTCCGATTTGAAGAACTGCATATTGTGCATACACGAGCGTTTGCTTCGTTGGATTTTAAGTACGACTTACTAAAATCGCAATGTTTGAAATGTGTCTTTCATGTGAATCAACAACCGTTGCAAGGTGTTATGGGGTTTCCCAGTAGTGCGGAATATAATATGGGTTTCTAA
- a CDS encoding regulator of sigma subunit, with product MKYTFTKRILFFLFLVIPIPLILNFIVLGFFSFSAAKANLVQVLHTQATNLSMEFEKKLSLHKLFLKRLASTLALKTYASSEDFHTQAYTEMMALSDTEFSLCLINPLDHSIKTKHPGSPFIRYLKQHPEIKKKLAAASGHAILLTIPAKEPVHYLVLVEDLEIWNSPGSSGLLIGFYPMSFLQKDLFQSLHITQGNICLVNKYGEVLFCAQKSETPLVFSLDLPNLPQFQPKQQSDAIVIEASSKIMQEKGIVSCTISNRKYLGLILNKIPIQGIYTLSLFPRSVFLRTVLKMPLNVLVFYFLAFILMGWILSKLNKRLNKPLQELTLCMEAAWRGDHNVRFQPQPYGYEINELGNIFNCTLLLLLNSIEKADIDYKSGNKLQKELAILESLQSSLLTPKFPSFPTVSFSLQHLKGRQLSGHFHGWQVKDHKQTLLGMLGLAGDIGLPSYLYALSARSLFLAYANLYSSIERICEETFNNFSKITEGNEATISMTFIKYSVEQRVLSFLSIGEKAPIVFLKRGKQFLHLSMHLHYTMETGDCLICVTGCQDLTEYLLHLPIEALLKDPLSPINSENFIDYLTTMLNNRASSQADGTLAMLLFS from the coding sequence ATGAAATATACGTTTACAAAGCGAATTTTATTTTTTCTTTTTTTAGTGATTCCAATTCCTTTAATTTTAAACTTTATCGTTTTAGGTTTTTTCTCGTTTTCAGCAGCCAAAGCAAATCTTGTCCAAGTTCTCCACACTCAAGCAACAAATCTAAGCATGGAATTTGAAAAAAAATTGTCACTCCACAAACTCTTTCTCAAAAGGCTTGCTAGTACTTTGGCTCTTAAAACATACGCCTCTTCTGAAGACTTCCATACCCAAGCTTATACAGAAATGATGGCTCTTTCAGACACAGAATTTTCCTTATGCTTAATTAACCCCTTGGATCATTCTATAAAAACTAAACATCCTGGATCCCCTTTTATTCGCTATCTAAAACAACATCCTGAAATTAAAAAAAAGTTAGCTGCAGCTTCAGGACACGCAATTTTATTAACAATTCCCGCTAAGGAACCTGTGCATTACCTTGTTCTTGTTGAAGATCTTGAAATCTGGAATTCTCCAGGAAGCTCAGGACTCCTGATCGGATTTTATCCTATGTCTTTTTTACAAAAAGACCTGTTTCAATCTTTACACATTACTCAAGGCAATATCTGTCTCGTCAATAAGTATGGTGAGGTATTGTTCTGCGCACAAAAATCAGAAACCCCTTTAGTGTTTTCTTTAGATCTTCCTAATTTACCGCAGTTCCAACCCAAACAACAATCCGACGCTATCGTTATTGAAGCCTCCTCAAAGATCATGCAAGAGAAAGGCATAGTAAGTTGTACCATCAGCAATAGAAAATATCTTGGCCTTATTCTCAATAAAATTCCTATCCAAGGGATCTATACACTATCTTTATTTCCGCGTTCTGTGTTTCTACGTACAGTCCTAAAAATGCCTTTGAATGTTCTTGTCTTTTATTTTTTAGCTTTTATTCTCATGGGATGGATTCTTTCCAAACTAAACAAACGATTAAATAAACCTTTACAGGAACTGACTCTGTGCATGGAAGCTGCCTGGCGTGGTGACCATAATGTCCGTTTTCAACCACAACCTTATGGCTATGAAATTAACGAATTAGGGAATATCTTTAATTGTACATTGCTCTTACTCCTCAACTCTATAGAAAAAGCAGATATCGATTATAAATCTGGAAATAAATTACAAAAAGAACTTGCCATCTTAGAATCATTACAAAGCTCTCTTCTAACTCCAAAATTTCCCTCATTCCCTACAGTATCTTTCAGTTTACAACATCTTAAAGGTCGACAACTGTCCGGCCACTTCCATGGCTGGCAAGTCAAAGATCACAAACAGACTCTTCTTGGAATGCTAGGTCTTGCCGGGGATATTGGCCTACCGTCTTATCTCTATGCATTGTCAGCAAGAAGTTTATTTTTAGCTTATGCTAATCTCTATTCTTCTATTGAGAGGATCTGCGAAGAAACCTTCAACAATTTTTCTAAAATTACGGAGGGGAATGAAGCTACGATATCTATGACTTTCATAAAATATTCCGTGGAACAGCGCGTACTTTCTTTTCTTTCCATAGGAGAGAAAGCTCCTATAGTATTTCTAAAACGAGGGAAGCAATTCCTACATCTATCTATGCATTTACACTATACTATGGAAACTGGAGATTGCTTAATTTGCGTTACAGGATGCCAGGATCTTACAGAATATCTTTTGCATCTCCCTATTGAAGCGTTACTCAAAGATCCCCTATCTCCTATAAACTCGGAAAACTTCATTGACTATTTAACGACTATGTTGAACAACAGAGCCTCATCCCAAGCAGACGGGACTCTAGCTATGTTACTTTTTTCGTAA